The window CGAAGGTAATGGTTGGACCTTGGAGGCCATCCACACGCCTGGCCACACCTCCAACCACATCTGCCTCGCGCTTAAAGAAGAGAATATCATGTTTTCTGGGGATCACGTCATGGGTTGGTCTACTTCTGTGATTTCCCCACCCGACGGCGACATGGGATCGTACCTCCACTCACTGGAAAAATTACTGGCCCGGCAGGAGATTCGTTATTGGCCCACCCACGGTCCCGCAATTGAACGTCCACAAGAATTTGTTCAGGCCTTTATTGCCCACAGGAAGAAGAGAGAGGAAGATATAAAGGCCTGCTTGCATGCGGGTGTGACAAAAATTCCGGATATCGTAGAGCGACTTTATAAATCAACTGACCGCAAGCTTTATGGGGCCGCTGGAAGATCCGTGCTAGCCCACCTAATCCATATGGTCGAAACCGGCCGGGTGCTTTGTGATGAGACGCCAAGCATACGCTCATCATTTCAACTCAGCTCATAGGCGTTCACTTCACTTACGGTAGGAAATAATCACTCGCGACGGATTGAATCCTGCCCATACCGACGTTGATAGACTGGTGTGGCTCGGGATTTATTGCGAGGTGGAGGATTAGAAATTAAGCTAATCACCTCTTTAAGGACCAGACCAGTCACTGATGGAATAGGCAGTTTTGCTGCTTCCTCCAATGGCACCCATCCAATATCCAATAGCTCCCCGCTACCCTTAATTTGGCCCCGCGCATGGATTGCATCTACCATAAAAAATCTTGCGTGAAATCTCCTTGATCGTCCAGGAGGTGTTATTGCCCTGCAAATATAGTCAAGATTAGCAAGCGCCGGGCCAACTCCCTGCTTGGCAAAAGCCGACCATGACCCATGCCTACTAGTCAACACGCCATCAGGCATCTCGCCCGCCAACATAAGCCCTGTCTCCTCGTACGTTTCACGAACAGCAGCTACAGCAAGGGCACGGGCACGGGCTGGACTACAATTTTTTTCCAATTGATGAGCAACATCTCGCGTGAGATTAGTTGCAGGCACTACCCTACTGTCCAATGGATCAACCCGTCCGCCCGGAAATACATACCGGTTGGGCATAAATGCATGCCCACCATGTCTTTGACCAAGCAAGACCTCTGGTGCAATCCCCGGATTCTTTATAAGCACAAGCGTTGCAGCATCTTTTGGTCGGAGTGTTGAAGCCATATTCAAATAATTACATTGGTTGGTTAAATAAAATAGCCACCAGTCTAAGTAGCTTACGACTAAAGCGACACTGCGACAGAATACTGCATAGGAAAAACGATNCCAATGTAGAGAGACAATGGGNCCTANCATGCCANCCGTCAACACTAATAACGACCGACTACACTACGATCTCATAGACACCACACCACCATGGGTGGAATCGCCGGAAANCATCCTGCTTCATCACGGGGCTGCCATCAATAGTGGAATTTGNAGCTCATGGATTCCAGAACTTTCCGATAAATACCGCATCCTCAGCTTTGACGTCAGGGGTTATGGACGCTCCCACATTCCAAACGAGAATTTTGAGTGGTCTTTTGAGGGCTTGGCGCAAGGTGCAATGACTGTAGCAGATACAGCAGGTGTGGAACATTTCCGTTTTGTTGGGGAATCTATGGGTGGAGTTATGGAGCTTTATATGGGACGATACTATCCAAAACGCTTGTTAAGCATCATCCTCTGCATAAGCCCCTACACTAGGGGAAAGGCTCAATGCCTCGCCGAATGGCGGNACTTCATCACCAAAAATGGAATGAAGGGCTGGTCAAAGCGTATGATGGAGCGAAGGCTTCCCCATGGTATTGGCATACACGAGGACGGATAGTCTGCACCCACCCAAGAACCCTGTTCGCCACATTCCATTCTTGGGCATGGGGAAATTCTTCTCAACATAGACCTTACATCCGGGCTACAATCCATTACGAAACTAGGACATCTTATAGCCACCGGCAGCAACCCTTTCCTCCCCTTGGCCACTACCCTTGATACCCATAATTCCCTGCCCAATCCTGGGCTCAACATGATCGTTAATGCTCGACAAGGAATAGTCTTTTCTCATTCAAAGCTCTTTCCACAGCCGATGAGAACTTTTATTGAGCACCTCAAATAGCTACGCTTTTTCCGCCACCTGAGCGCGATTATTCTTTACCCCCATCTTCATTTAGAAAGTCATTCTCACCAGAATCAAAGCCATTCTCCATGGCAACCGGATAATATTCATTAAAGGTGCTCATTATTAAATCAAACGGGACGTCGACAAAAGACCCCCGTTCCCGAATATATTCCATATGGCGACGTCCCGAGGAATCATAGGGGTGAAACAAACTGTCCTCCCGTCCATTGAATTCTAGGGGAAATACTCCAAACCGCTCACACAAACTAATATTAAAAGCAGGGGTTGCCTTAACCCAGACCTCACCCAAGAACAGCTCTGTGTAGCCATGGAAAACGAACTCGTCTGTCCTCAACAACTCTAGTAACTTTGGGGTAGCCAGGTGATTTCTAACATCTCCATACCCTACTCGACTGGGAATCCCAACTGCCCTAGCACATGCCGCGAGGAGGGCCGCCTTTGTAATACA of the Rhodospirillaceae bacterium genome contains:
- a CDS encoding MBL fold metallo-hydrolase translates to MDRIPFKRELSFEYGQAAQLSPLIRRVVAKNPSMFTLHGTGTYIVGKGHVAIIDPGPNIPEHITAILETVRGETVTDIVITHTHIDHSPATPHLKAATQATTWGFGPHGTAHPGEQVEEGADYNFVPDRELRDNMLVEGNGWTLEAIHTPGHTSNHICLALKEENIMFSGDHVMGWSTSVISPPDGDMGSYLHSLEKLLARQEIRYWPTHGPAIERPQEFVQAFIAHRKKREEDIKACLHAGVTKIPDIVERLYKSTDRKLYGAAGRSVLAHLIHMVETGRVLCDETPSIRSSFQLSS
- a CDS encoding NUDIX hydrolase, producing MXGPIVSLHWXRFSYAVFCRSVALVVSYLDWWLFYLTNQCNYLNMASTLRPKDAATLVLIKNPGIAPEVLLGQRHGGHAFMPNRYVFPGGRVDPLDSRVVPATNLTRDVAHQLEKNCSPARARALAVAAVRETYEETGLMLAGEMPDGVLTSRHGSWSAFAKQGVGPALANLDYICRAITPPGRSRRFHARFFMVDAIHARGQIKGSGELLDIGWVPLEEAAKLPIPSVTGLVLKEVISLISNPPPRNKSRATPVYQRRYGQDSIRRE